A stretch of Terriglobia bacterium DNA encodes these proteins:
- a CDS encoding class D sortase, with the protein MFWSQKQLETEWALQQHQPKLTKGSTPHPLPAALKDDGLTRLSIPSIDFNAVVVEGSDHQALLLGPGHLEDTPAPGELGNSVISGHRDTFFRHIHQLVKGDEILVQRNGRTFHYEVTGKQIVQPTDMSVLKPSNHPELTLITCYPTYYIGPAPKRLVVTSKLVDTAAASGASGAPSVEPLSQRAVAH; encoded by the coding sequence ATGTTCTGGAGTCAAAAGCAGTTGGAAACTGAGTGGGCGCTGCAGCAACATCAGCCGAAATTGACGAAAGGATCCACGCCACACCCCTTACCCGCCGCTCTCAAGGATGATGGTCTCACCAGGCTTTCAATCCCCAGCATCGATTTCAATGCTGTCGTGGTTGAGGGTAGCGACCACCAGGCCCTTCTCCTTGGCCCCGGACATTTGGAAGACACTCCCGCACCGGGCGAACTGGGAAACTCGGTTATCTCCGGACACCGTGATACCTTCTTCCGCCACATACATCAGTTAGTAAAGGGAGACGAGATACTGGTTCAGCGCAACGGCCGGACTTTCCATTACGAAGTCACCGGGAAGCAAATTGTGCAGCCGACCGACATGTCGGTTCTTAAGCCCTCAAATCATCCCGAGCTGACTCTTATCACCTGCTATCCGACGTACTACATCGGGCCTGCACCCAAAAGGTTGGTAGTCACCTCGAAGCTGGTCGACACCGCCGCTGCCAGCGGTGCTTCCGGTGCTCCGTCGGTG